The following are encoded in a window of Thermoanaerobacter ethanolicus JW 200 genomic DNA:
- the tsaA gene encoding tRNA (N6-threonylcarbamoyladenosine(37)-N6)-methyltransferase TrmO, with amino-acid sequence MELIHIGVIHSPYKKRGEAPHQGRVSDKEAVLEIYPEFQEGLQDIESKKHIIVLYWCHLGKRDVIKTATPWGPEIKGVFATRSPSRPNPIAFCVADLVKIEGNKLYVKGVDALDGSPILDIKPYVYELDSIKGPEDTL; translated from the coding sequence GTGGAATTGATACATATAGGTGTGATACACAGTCCCTATAAAAAGAGAGGGGAAGCGCCTCATCAAGGAAGGGTGAGCGATAAGGAAGCAGTGTTGGAAATATATCCTGAGTTTCAAGAAGGGCTTCAGGATATAGAGAGTAAAAAGCACATAATAGTTCTTTACTGGTGCCATTTAGGGAAAAGAGATGTCATAAAAACTGCCACTCCATGGGGGCCAGAGATAAAAGGAGTATTTGCCACTCGTTCTCCTTCAAGGCCAAACCCTATAGCTTTTTGTGTGGCTGACCTTGTAAAAATTGAAGGAAATAAACTTTATGTAAAAGGTGTGGATGCCTTAGATGGAAGTCCTATACTGGATATAAAGCCTTATGTTTATGAACTTGACAGCATAAAAGGTCCAGAGGATACATTGTAA